The following coding sequences are from one Lipingzhangella halophila window:
- a CDS encoding trans-sulfuration enzyme family protein — protein MTSNDAQTPGADLRPASRTVHPAVPATDGSRPLGPPLYQSHVFGFSDTETMAQALDSSGSPYIYGRYGNPTIDSFETAVADLEGGAAARAAGSGMGTITSTLWSLLSSGDHVVAQNCLYGGTQSYLDDLAERWGIEVTAVDADDAASVRAAIRPNTRVLFLETIANPTGAVADIPRLAAIAREAGVTTVVDNTFATPLLCRPIEHGADIVVHSATKYLGGHADVLGGVAVFADAAMHERVSRASVELGAALDPFAAWLLTRGMQTLGVRVAQQCANAQELAQRLAADSRVAAVYYPGLAAHPGHETARKLLTGGYGGVLAFELTGGRPAGKAFAEAVRLASLAPSLGDVKTLVTHAASVSHRKLSAEQLARAGIGEGLIRVSVGIEDVDDLWEDMRQALDATEHG, from the coding sequence ATGACTTCGAACGACGCGCAAACACCCGGGGCGGATCTGCGTCCGGCCTCCCGAACCGTGCACCCGGCTGTTCCCGCCACGGACGGCAGCAGGCCGCTCGGCCCTCCGCTGTACCAGTCGCACGTCTTCGGTTTCTCCGATACGGAGACCATGGCGCAGGCCCTGGACAGTTCCGGAAGTCCCTACATCTACGGCCGGTACGGCAACCCGACCATCGACTCCTTCGAGACCGCCGTGGCCGACCTTGAGGGAGGCGCGGCGGCGCGTGCCGCGGGCTCCGGCATGGGGACGATCACGTCCACCCTGTGGAGCCTGCTGAGCTCCGGCGACCATGTGGTGGCGCAGAACTGCCTCTACGGCGGCACCCAGTCCTACCTGGACGACCTGGCCGAACGCTGGGGCATCGAGGTGACGGCGGTCGACGCGGATGACGCGGCCAGCGTCCGGGCGGCGATCCGGCCGAACACCCGCGTGCTGTTCCTGGAGACCATCGCCAACCCCACCGGCGCGGTGGCCGACATTCCGCGGCTCGCGGCCATCGCGCGCGAGGCCGGCGTCACCACGGTGGTCGACAACACCTTCGCCACCCCGTTGCTGTGCCGCCCCATCGAGCACGGCGCCGACATCGTCGTGCATTCCGCGACGAAGTACCTGGGCGGGCACGCTGACGTGCTCGGGGGAGTCGCGGTCTTCGCCGACGCCGCCATGCACGAGCGGGTGTCGCGGGCCAGCGTGGAGCTCGGCGCCGCGCTCGACCCGTTCGCCGCCTGGCTGCTGACACGCGGAATGCAGACGCTGGGGGTGCGGGTGGCGCAGCAGTGCGCCAACGCGCAGGAGCTGGCCCAACGTCTGGCAGCCGATTCCCGGGTCGCGGCGGTGTACTACCCCGGGCTGGCCGCCCATCCCGGCCACGAGACCGCGCGCAAGCTGCTCACTGGTGGCTATGGCGGTGTGCTGGCCTTCGAGCTGACCGGCGGCCGGCCAGCGGGAAAGGCGTTCGCCGAGGCCGTGCGGCTCGCCTCACTGGCGCCGTCGCTGGGGGACGTCAAGACCCTGGTGACGCACGCGGCCAGCGTCTCGCACCGGAAGCTGAGCGCCGAACAGCTCGCGCGGGCCGGGATCGGCGAGGGGCTGATCCGGGTCAGTGTCGGGATCGAGGACGTCGACGACCTGTGGGAGGACATGCGGCAGGCGCTCGACGCCACCGAACACGGGTGA
- a CDS encoding styrene monooxygenase/indole monooxygenase family protein: protein MRRILIVGSGQAGLQLGLGLQAAGYDVTIMSARTPEEIRDGRIMSTQCMFYPNLQIERDLGLNLWEDQAPKIVAQRLTVSDPPGEMAFGFVGRWESYAQSVDQRVKMAGWLELFESRGGEVVYHGVMTSDLESLAAMYDLTIIAAGKGDLVELFDRDASRSPYDRPQRMLSCIYVHGMTPRPDYPEPHVRISALPGIGEQFFMPGVTNTGPCDILLWEAVPGGPFDCWSDRPSPEAHLERTLELMRRYVPWEYERCVDAEPTDSRCTLFGGYAPVVRHPVARLSATAHVLGMADVVVANDPVTGQGANNAARCADVYLRKILERGKEPFDPEWMQQTFDAYWQYARHVTNYTNMMLAPLPEHVQQVLATAASNPAVARRFAHGYANPHDFENWLMDPDKTEEYLASVADQTES from the coding sequence ATGCGCAGGATTCTGATCGTCGGCTCCGGACAGGCCGGACTCCAGCTCGGCCTGGGCCTACAGGCTGCCGGCTATGACGTCACGATCATGTCGGCACGGACCCCCGAGGAGATCCGCGACGGGCGGATCATGTCGACCCAGTGCATGTTCTACCCGAACCTGCAGATCGAGCGCGATCTCGGGCTCAACCTGTGGGAGGACCAGGCACCGAAAATCGTCGCGCAGCGGCTGACCGTATCGGACCCCCCGGGTGAGATGGCGTTCGGTTTCGTGGGGCGCTGGGAGTCCTACGCGCAGTCGGTGGACCAGCGGGTCAAGATGGCCGGCTGGTTGGAGTTGTTCGAGTCGCGCGGTGGCGAGGTGGTCTATCACGGGGTCATGACCTCCGACCTGGAGTCACTGGCCGCCATGTACGACCTGACCATCATCGCCGCCGGGAAAGGCGACCTGGTCGAGCTGTTCGACCGCGACGCCAGCCGCTCCCCCTACGACCGCCCGCAACGCATGCTGTCGTGCATCTACGTGCACGGGATGACTCCCCGGCCCGACTACCCGGAGCCGCACGTGCGCATCAGCGCCCTCCCGGGGATCGGCGAGCAGTTCTTCATGCCCGGAGTCACCAACACCGGCCCGTGCGACATCCTGCTGTGGGAGGCGGTGCCGGGTGGCCCGTTCGACTGCTGGTCGGACCGGCCGAGCCCCGAGGCCCACCTGGAGCGCACCCTGGAGTTGATGCGGCGCTATGTGCCCTGGGAGTACGAGCGCTGTGTGGACGCCGAACCCACCGACTCCCGCTGCACACTCTTCGGCGGCTACGCCCCGGTGGTGCGGCACCCCGTGGCGCGCCTGTCGGCCACCGCGCACGTGCTCGGCATGGCCGACGTCGTGGTCGCCAACGACCCGGTTACCGGGCAGGGGGCGAACAACGCCGCCCGCTGCGCCGACGTCTACCTGCGAAAGATCCTGGAACGCGGGAAGGAGCCCTTCGACCCCGAGTGGATGCAGCAGACGTTCGACGCCTACTGGCAGTACGCGCGGCACGTGACCAACTACACGAACATGATGCTGGCCCCCTTGCCGGAGCACGTGCAGCAGGTCCTCGCCACCGCCGCGAGCAATCCCGCCGTGGCCCGCCGGTTCGCGCACGGCTACGCCAATCCGCACGACTTCGAGAACTGGCTCATGGACCCCGACAAGACTGAGGAGTACCTCGCCTCGGTCGCCGACCAGACCGAAAGCTGA
- a CDS encoding GTP-binding protein, whose protein sequence is MGFMSSPSPAPQLTSAKIVIAGGFGVGKTTLVSAVSEIPPVNTEAWMTQTSKTVDPLTEDTEKVTTTVAMDFGRITLADDLVLYLFGTPGQARFWPMWDDLCRGASGAVVLVDTNRLDASFAAVNYFENDSDVPFIVAVNLFDGEQTHDLSDVREALQLSPDIPLLSCDARGRGAAIETLTASLSHTMRRTADGHEAQAVR, encoded by the coding sequence ATGGGCTTTATGAGCTCGCCTAGCCCGGCCCCGCAGCTCACCTCCGCCAAGATCGTCATCGCGGGCGGTTTCGGAGTCGGTAAGACCACCCTGGTCAGTGCGGTCTCGGAGATCCCTCCGGTGAACACCGAGGCGTGGATGACCCAAACATCCAAGACGGTCGACCCGCTAACCGAGGACACCGAAAAGGTCACCACCACGGTCGCCATGGACTTCGGCCGGATCACACTGGCCGACGACCTCGTGCTGTACCTGTTCGGGACCCCGGGCCAGGCACGGTTCTGGCCCATGTGGGACGACCTGTGCCGTGGAGCGAGCGGGGCGGTGGTGCTGGTGGACACCAATCGCCTGGACGCGTCGTTCGCCGCGGTCAACTACTTCGAGAACGACTCCGATGTTCCGTTCATCGTCGCCGTCAACCTGTTCGACGGCGAGCAGACCCATGACCTCTCCGACGTGCGCGAAGCGCTCCAGCTCTCCCCCGACATCCCCCTGCTGAGCTGCGACGCGCGCGGCCGGGGTGCGGCGATCGAGACCCTGACCGCGTCGCTGTCGCACACGATGCGGCGAACCGCAGACGGACACGAAGCCCAAGCTGTGCGCTGA
- a CDS encoding DUF742 domain-containing protein — MTVNPWVRPYVLTGGRTRTRHRLFVHTLVSVPRYDAGYATRLPPEARRLYERANTAVQSVAELSAHCGVSLGVTRVLLGDMAARDRMVINPGSYESPYDPRLLKRVIDGLYELA, encoded by the coding sequence ATGACGGTCAATCCCTGGGTACGGCCCTACGTGCTCACTGGGGGCAGGACACGGACGCGGCATCGGCTGTTCGTCCACACGCTGGTGTCGGTGCCGCGGTACGACGCCGGCTACGCCACGCGGTTGCCCCCCGAGGCCCGCCGCCTCTACGAGCGTGCCAATACCGCGGTCCAGTCGGTGGCGGAACTGTCCGCCCACTGCGGCGTCTCGCTGGGGGTGACACGGGTGCTCCTCGGCGACATGGCGGCCCGCGACCGGATGGTCATCAATCCGGGCAGCTACGAATCCCCCTACGACCCCCGCCTGCTGAAGAGAGTCATCGATGGGCTTTATGAGCTCGCCTAG
- a CDS encoding roadblock/LC7 domain-containing protein, translating into MNSATHQPRDINDFSWLVSDFATSTPGVADALIVSSDGLPLTTSGSLPNDTVDSLSAMTSGLISLGHNIAGQVDEERCDQIMLKFPAGHFLFMGIGSLAGLAVLVREGANLGVVAHRMTQLVESVGHVLTPQMRDDLRSLSVGRSMT; encoded by the coding sequence ATGAACAGCGCCACCCACCAGCCCCGTGACATCAATGATTTCAGTTGGCTGGTTTCCGACTTCGCGACCTCGACACCCGGCGTGGCCGACGCGCTGATCGTCTCCTCCGACGGTCTGCCGCTCACTACTTCGGGTTCCCTGCCCAATGACACCGTCGACTCACTGTCGGCGATGACCAGCGGACTGATCAGCCTCGGCCACAACATCGCCGGCCAGGTCGACGAGGAACGCTGCGACCAGATCATGCTGAAGTTCCCGGCGGGGCACTTCCTGTTCATGGGGATCGGCAGCCTCGCCGGCCTCGCCGTACTGGTCCGCGAGGGGGCCAACCTCGGTGTGGTCGCACATCGCATGACCCAACTCGTTGAGAGCGTCGGCCACGTACTCACCCCGCAGATGCGCGACGACCTACGCAGTCTCTCCGTCGGGCGGAGCATGACGTGA
- a CDS encoding ATP-binding protein has protein sequence MGSHGTAPMIRAMLRRRRREREDTAAREPAAPSTTAQPQQPVSQRSPNAVPTEAARPHAPMATVGDRFAMQLLGLAEQQRQALDHLEHDEQDPDRLNKLYEIDHAVALMRRVARELRVLSEKNETEMGGADTSLLDIIRMAASAIESYSRIQVGPVAELAVLGHAADDVASLLSPLLDNATRYSPSAVTVSAHPTETGGVVIRVVDSGIGLQEEQARALNATMASAVPPVDEHTSKHTGFPVVHRLARRLDAQVRFITRSSGAPGGSGSGTTAVVSLPPQLICEAPGQPPALGDIGGSDTPEWPAAPNGPADGPGTGAPPLSPVPQPAHLKLAPGPIGPDSAPPPEPSPPERPATGGSLPRRERESLRKQGRNGDNSHLPKRPLARDSGPSGGGSASGGSFAEDLDSFTAGGNSDANGTPAPTSQNTENRPEN, from the coding sequence ATGGGATCGCATGGGACCGCGCCCATGATCCGGGCGATGCTGCGCCGCCGCCGGCGCGAGCGCGAAGACACCGCCGCCCGGGAACCGGCCGCACCGAGCACCACCGCCCAGCCGCAGCAGCCCGTTTCGCAGCGGTCACCCAACGCCGTTCCCACCGAGGCCGCACGGCCGCACGCGCCCATGGCCACGGTCGGCGACCGGTTCGCCATGCAGCTCCTGGGCCTTGCCGAGCAACAACGCCAGGCACTGGATCATCTGGAGCACGACGAGCAGGATCCGGACAGGCTCAACAAGCTGTACGAGATCGACCACGCCGTGGCCCTGATGCGCCGGGTCGCGCGTGAGCTGCGCGTCCTCTCGGAGAAAAACGAGACGGAGATGGGTGGGGCGGACACGTCGCTGCTCGACATCATCCGCATGGCGGCATCCGCGATCGAGTCCTACTCCCGTATCCAGGTCGGCCCCGTCGCCGAACTGGCGGTACTCGGTCACGCGGCCGACGACGTCGCCTCTCTCCTTTCCCCACTGCTGGACAACGCCACCCGCTACTCCCCGTCCGCGGTGACAGTCAGCGCACACCCCACCGAGACCGGTGGGGTCGTGATCCGCGTCGTGGACTCCGGCATCGGATTGCAGGAGGAGCAGGCGCGGGCGCTGAACGCCACAATGGCCTCCGCCGTGCCCCCCGTGGACGAGCACACCAGCAAGCACACCGGTTTCCCGGTGGTGCACCGGCTGGCGCGCCGGCTCGACGCCCAGGTGCGCTTCATCACCCGTTCCTCCGGGGCGCCGGGCGGCTCCGGAAGCGGGACCACCGCCGTGGTCTCCCTTCCCCCGCAGCTCATCTGCGAGGCCCCCGGGCAGCCGCCGGCCTTGGGCGACATCGGCGGCTCCGACACACCGGAATGGCCCGCAGCGCCAAACGGGCCGGCGGACGGTCCGGGGACGGGCGCGCCACCGCTGAGCCCGGTCCCCCAGCCCGCCCACCTGAAGCTCGCCCCGGGCCCGATCGGGCCCGACTCCGCGCCCCCGCCCGAGCCCTCGCCACCGGAGCGCCCGGCCACGGGAGGCTCTCTACCCCGCCGAGAGCGCGAGAGCCTGCGTAAGCAGGGCCGCAACGGCGATAACTCCCACCTGCCCAAGCGGCCCTTGGCGCGGGACTCCGGCCCTTCCGGTGGCGGCTCCGCCTCCGGCGGGTCGTTCGCCGAGGATCTCGACAGCTTCACCGCCGGCGGCAACTCCGACGCCAACGGCACCCCTGCCCCCACCTCGCAGAACACCGAAAACCGCCCTGAGAACTGA
- a CDS encoding ATP-binding cassette domain-containing protein has protein sequence MGHIELSGIGFRLPDGSTLLDEVSLRVGDGTKAALVGANGSGKTTLLRIIAGDEKPHQGTVARSGGLGVMRQFVGGHGTGGGDGVTAPLDAGSSVRDLLLSVSPSTLRAAARAQDAAELAMMEHDDEATQVRYAQAIADWADSGGYDAEVLWDTCTVAALGIPFARAQHRELGTLSGGEQKRLVLEALLRGPEEVLLLDEPDNYLDVPGKRWLEERLRETPKTVLFVSHDRELLARTATRIVTLEGGMAAGNSAWVHGAGFESYHRARRDRHERFAEQRRRWDERHAQLRKVVAALRQKASTNDDMASRYRAAQTRLRKFEEAGPPPEPPRGQDITMRLRGGRTGVRALTCTDLELTGLMLPFSLEVFYGERVAVLGSNGSGKSHFLRLLASPDGVAHTGHAKLGARVVPGHFAQTHHHPEWLGRTLAGILAYDHALPLDKAAPALDRYELVSQRDQRFETLSGGQQARFQILLLELSGATMLLLDEPTDNLDVESAEALEAALDAFDGTVLAVTHDRWFARDFDRYLVFGSGGKVYEAAEPVWDEGRVQRDRS, from the coding sequence ATGGGCCATATCGAGCTGTCAGGTATCGGGTTCCGGTTGCCTGATGGGAGCACGCTGCTGGACGAGGTGTCGCTGCGGGTCGGCGACGGCACGAAAGCCGCCCTGGTGGGGGCCAACGGCAGCGGAAAGACCACCCTGCTGCGCATCATCGCCGGGGACGAGAAGCCGCACCAGGGCACGGTGGCGCGCAGCGGCGGCCTCGGTGTCATGCGGCAGTTCGTCGGGGGGCACGGCACGGGCGGGGGAGACGGCGTCACCGCCCCGTTGGATGCCGGGTCGTCCGTTCGCGACCTGCTGCTTTCGGTGTCCCCATCGACATTGCGCGCGGCCGCGCGGGCGCAGGACGCCGCGGAACTGGCCATGATGGAGCACGACGACGAGGCCACCCAGGTGCGCTACGCCCAGGCCATCGCCGACTGGGCCGACTCCGGCGGCTATGACGCCGAGGTGCTCTGGGATACCTGTACCGTCGCGGCCCTGGGCATCCCCTTCGCGCGTGCCCAGCACCGGGAACTGGGCACGCTCTCCGGCGGCGAACAGAAACGCCTCGTGCTGGAGGCGCTGTTGCGCGGCCCCGAAGAGGTCCTGCTGCTGGACGAGCCCGACAACTACCTGGATGTGCCGGGAAAACGGTGGCTGGAGGAGCGGCTTCGCGAGACGCCGAAGACCGTGCTGTTCGTGAGCCACGACCGCGAGCTGCTCGCGCGCACCGCCACCCGCATCGTCACGCTTGAGGGCGGCATGGCCGCCGGGAACTCGGCATGGGTGCACGGGGCGGGATTCGAGAGCTACCACCGCGCCCGGCGCGATCGGCACGAGCGGTTCGCCGAACAGCGCCGCCGCTGGGACGAGCGGCACGCCCAGCTGCGCAAGGTGGTCGCGGCCCTGCGCCAGAAGGCGTCCACCAACGACGATATGGCGAGCCGCTACCGGGCGGCGCAGACCCGGCTCCGCAAGTTCGAGGAGGCCGGCCCGCCACCCGAGCCGCCGCGCGGGCAGGACATCACCATGCGGCTACGCGGCGGGCGGACCGGAGTCCGCGCGCTTACCTGCACGGACCTGGAGCTGACCGGGCTGATGCTGCCGTTCTCGCTGGAGGTGTTCTACGGGGAACGTGTTGCGGTCCTGGGCTCGAACGGGTCGGGCAAGTCGCACTTCCTGCGCTTGCTCGCCAGTCCGGACGGCGTCGCGCACACCGGGCACGCCAAGCTGGGAGCCCGGGTCGTCCCCGGCCATTTCGCGCAGACCCACCACCATCCGGAGTGGCTCGGTCGGACACTCGCCGGGATCCTCGCCTACGACCACGCGCTGCCGCTGGACAAGGCGGCGCCCGCGCTCGACCGTTACGAGTTGGTGAGTCAGCGCGACCAACGCTTCGAGACGCTGTCCGGCGGCCAGCAGGCCCGGTTCCAGATCCTGTTGCTGGAGCTTTCGGGGGCCACCATGCTGCTGCTGGACGAACCCACCGACAATCTCGACGTGGAGTCGGCCGAGGCCCTGGAGGCCGCCCTGGACGCGTTCGACGGGACGGTCCTCGCCGTGACCCACGACCGCTGGTTCGCCCGCGACTTTGATCGGTACCTGGTCTTCGGCTCTGGCGGAAAGGTTTACGAGGCAGCCGAGCCGGTCTGGGACGAGGGCCGAGTGCAGCGCGACCGTTCCTGA
- a CDS encoding DUF397 domain-containing protein: MSTPDISRRSPRAWRTSTYSDANGGHCVEVATEPHATAIRDTQNRHHTTLTIPNHEWHAFLHHAKHDAF, encoded by the coding sequence ATGAGCACCCCAGACATCTCCCGCAGGTCCCCCAGAGCCTGGCGCACCAGCACCTACAGCGATGCCAACGGTGGCCATTGCGTCGAGGTCGCCACCGAACCCCACGCCACCGCCATCCGCGACACCCAAAACCGCCACCACACCACCCTGACCATCCCCAACCACGAATGGCACGCCTTCCTCCACCACGCCAAACACGACGCCTTCTAA
- a CDS encoding helix-turn-helix domain-containing protein gives MATPTIQRRRLGMALRRAREEAGKTRDEAATLLDAAATKVSRLELGQSGIRLTDLKLLLDFYGVSGEHAESLHALARAGRQRGRWSGYRNVVPDWFRAYVDLEADATEIRWYQAEIIPGLLQTESYMRALNTTGLPHESEEELDDHVRVRMERTAIIDRPDAPALTFILSESALRRNIGDAAIMRNQLQHLASIAERPGVEVQVYPFSAQSYEVSTFDFIILRFDNDPHSDVVYLENFTDADYLDRLDAVRAYSGLWNRLQAAALGPVESRRLVRRIADEHR, from the coding sequence ATGGCCACTCCGACGATCCAACGGCGCCGACTGGGCATGGCCCTGCGCAGGGCTCGCGAGGAGGCAGGCAAGACCCGCGATGAAGCCGCAACTCTCCTGGACGCGGCTGCAACCAAGGTCAGCCGGCTGGAACTGGGGCAGAGCGGCATTCGCCTGACCGACCTGAAGCTCCTGCTGGACTTCTACGGAGTCTCGGGGGAGCACGCCGAGAGCCTGCACGCCCTGGCCCGAGCGGGTCGGCAACGTGGCCGGTGGAGCGGCTACCGCAACGTCGTGCCCGACTGGTTCCGCGCTTACGTGGACCTGGAGGCCGACGCCACCGAGATCCGCTGGTACCAGGCGGAGATCATTCCTGGCCTGTTGCAGACCGAGAGTTACATGCGCGCACTGAACACCACGGGTCTTCCACACGAAAGCGAAGAGGAACTTGACGACCATGTACGAGTGCGTATGGAGCGAACCGCCATCATCGACAGGCCAGACGCGCCAGCGCTCACGTTCATTCTCAGCGAGTCAGCGCTTCGCCGAAACATTGGGGACGCCGCGATCATGCGCAATCAACTCCAGCACCTGGCGAGTATCGCTGAACGCCCGGGAGTCGAGGTGCAGGTCTACCCGTTCAGCGCGCAATCGTACGAGGTGTCTACATTCGACTTCATTATTCTTAGGTTCGACAACGACCCGCACTCGGACGTGGTTTACCTGGAGAACTTTACCGACGCGGACTACCTCGATCGTCTCGACGCGGTGCGCGCGTATTCTGGGTTGTGGAACCGGCTACAGGCGGCTGCCCTGGGGCCGGTAGAGTCGCGGCGCCTGGTCCGGCGTATTGCCGACGAGCACCGCTAG
- a CDS encoding amidohydrolase, with product MNAATNAARVSDELRDDLHYLYQHLHRNPELSMREHRTAQLITERMDALGCETFTCGGTGVVAVLRNGEGPVVAFRADTDALPVAEETGVAYASTIRGTLRDGTEVPVMHACGHDMHVTSAIGTAALLAGARDEWAGTVVFLFQPGEETAEGARAMLDDGLWDRAPRPEVVYGQHVWPGRSGTVEVSTGPAMAMADSWKVTVRGRGGHGSRPETTIDPVVLAAHMVVRIQSVVSREVPASEAAVVTIGSFHAGLKENIIPSSAEFTVNVRNLDPDTRDATLAALRRVIAAEAQASGAPEPDIEELYTFPLLTNDAEETATVTAALEKALGPEPVTDRPAVMGSEDFGHLPDAIGVPGVYWFFGGMADEVIDGDDPVPTNHSPHFAPVIEPTLTTGVTAAYSVLVARLGSGNGAAATGR from the coding sequence TTGAACGCGGCCACCAACGCGGCCCGGGTATCCGACGAGCTCCGGGACGACCTGCACTACCTCTACCAGCACCTGCACCGCAACCCCGAACTGTCCATGCGGGAGCACCGAACGGCCCAACTGATCACAGAGCGCATGGACGCGCTGGGATGCGAGACCTTCACGTGCGGGGGCACAGGGGTCGTCGCGGTCCTGCGGAACGGCGAGGGGCCGGTCGTCGCGTTCCGCGCCGACACCGACGCCCTGCCGGTCGCCGAGGAGACCGGCGTGGCCTACGCCTCCACGATCCGCGGGACACTGCGCGACGGCACCGAGGTGCCGGTCATGCACGCCTGCGGGCACGACATGCACGTCACCAGCGCGATCGGAACCGCGGCCCTGCTGGCCGGCGCCCGCGACGAGTGGGCCGGAACCGTGGTCTTCCTCTTCCAGCCGGGGGAAGAGACCGCCGAGGGCGCCCGCGCCATGCTCGACGACGGCCTGTGGGACCGGGCGCCACGACCGGAGGTCGTCTACGGCCAGCACGTGTGGCCGGGCCGGTCCGGCACCGTGGAAGTCAGTACCGGTCCGGCCATGGCCATGGCCGATTCCTGGAAGGTGACGGTGCGCGGCCGGGGCGGGCACGGGTCCCGACCGGAGACCACTATCGACCCGGTCGTTCTCGCCGCGCACATGGTCGTCCGGATCCAGAGCGTCGTCTCGCGCGAGGTGCCGGCGAGCGAGGCGGCGGTGGTCACCATAGGCAGCTTCCACGCCGGGCTGAAGGAGAACATCATCCCGTCGTCCGCGGAGTTCACCGTCAACGTGCGCAACCTCGACCCCGACACGCGAGACGCGACGCTGGCCGCGCTGCGCCGAGTGATCGCCGCCGAGGCCCAGGCGTCCGGGGCGCCCGAACCCGACATCGAGGAGCTGTACACGTTCCCGTTGCTGACGAACGACGCCGAGGAGACGGCCACGGTCACGGCCGCCCTGGAGAAGGCGCTGGGCCCGGAGCCGGTGACGGACCGGCCGGCGGTCATGGGAAGCGAGGACTTCGGCCACCTCCCCGACGCGATCGGTGTCCCGGGCGTCTACTGGTTCTTCGGCGGCATGGCCGACGAGGTCATCGACGGGGACGACCCCGTGCCCACCAACCACTCTCCGCACTTCGCCCCGGTCATCGAGCCGACCCTGACAACCGGAGTGACCGCCGCCTACTCCGTTCTCGTGGCCCGCCTCGGCAGCGGAAACGGGGCAGCCGCGACCGGTCGCTGA
- a CDS encoding DUF5058 family protein → MGSLAAYTNSAFLWICALAAFAVIALQTVIYMRAARTAGPDLGFTPQDWKRSLRSGAIAAIGPSLAVAVVAVALLALFGTPAVLVRIGLVGSAATETASADLAAGTMGAELGGASWSPEVFATALFAMSLSGGMWLVTTLILTPLLKRGDTRLRRTNPTLMAIVPSAALLGAFASLSISELPNGTVNVLIVAVSALVMAGCLLLARWLGLAWLREWALGISIIIGLVAAYFAHFSAIGPA, encoded by the coding sequence GTGGGTTCACTCGCCGCCTACACGAACTCGGCGTTTCTGTGGATCTGCGCCCTCGCCGCATTCGCGGTGATCGCCCTGCAGACCGTCATCTACATGCGCGCAGCACGGACCGCCGGCCCCGACCTCGGATTCACCCCTCAAGACTGGAAACGGTCCCTCCGCTCCGGAGCGATCGCGGCGATCGGACCATCCCTGGCGGTCGCCGTCGTGGCCGTAGCGCTGCTGGCACTCTTCGGCACCCCCGCGGTGCTCGTACGAATCGGACTCGTCGGCTCCGCCGCCACGGAGACCGCCTCGGCGGACCTGGCCGCCGGGACCATGGGCGCGGAGCTGGGCGGGGCTTCCTGGTCACCTGAGGTCTTCGCGACCGCTCTGTTCGCGATGTCGCTCTCTGGCGGAATGTGGCTGGTCACCACCCTCATCCTCACGCCACTGCTCAAGCGCGGCGACACCCGGCTGCGCCGGACCAACCCCACACTGATGGCGATCGTCCCCTCCGCGGCCCTGTTGGGGGCCTTCGCCTCCCTCAGCATCTCCGAACTGCCCAACGGCACCGTCAACGTCCTCATCGTGGCGGTCTCGGCCCTCGTGATGGCCGGCTGCCTACTACTGGCCCGCTGGTTGGGTCTCGCCTGGCTGCGTGAGTGGGCCCTTGGCATCTCGATCATCATCGGCCTCGTCGCGGCCTACTTCGCCCATTTCTCCGCCATCGGTCCCGCCTGA
- a CDS encoding putative immunity protein, which translates to MILPKVRDPRFVTIRRGGTLTDADHHLLALWAATCAEHVLGLFESAQPGDPRPRQAIEHARAWVRGEVTMMRARAAGGHAMGAARDLRGPARHAAYAAGQAGAVAHVAAHELGAAAYAIKAARAAAPEGMSETAGRLECQWQRDQLPEAIRELVLDDQRLRNDICWSVFDC; encoded by the coding sequence ATGATCCTCCCGAAGGTCCGGGACCCCCGCTTCGTGACGATCCGCCGTGGTGGGACTCTCACTGACGCGGATCACCATCTCCTCGCTCTATGGGCCGCCACGTGCGCAGAGCACGTCCTTGGCCTTTTCGAGTCGGCTCAGCCTGGGGACCCGCGACCGCGCCAGGCGATCGAGCATGCCCGGGCCTGGGTGCGTGGCGAGGTCACGATGATGCGGGCTCGCGCGGCGGGCGGCCACGCGATGGGGGCGGCCAGAGACCTGCGGGGGCCAGCACGGCATGCCGCGTACGCCGCCGGCCAGGCCGGGGCCGTCGCCCACGTTGCCGCACACGAGCTCGGCGCGGCCGCCTACGCGATCAAGGCCGCACGCGCAGCGGCACCGGAAGGCATGAGCGAGACCGCAGGGCGACTCGAGTGCCAGTGGCAGCGCGACCAGCTCCCGGAGGCGATCCGCGAGCTCGTACTTGATGACCAGAGGTTGCGCAACGACATCTGCTGGTCGGTGTTCGACTGTTGA